CAGAAAAAAGAGCAGTACGGCCAGTACATGGACAAGTACTCCCGGGCGGTGCTCGACTGGGGCACCGGGCAGCTGGAGAGGACGATTGATCTCTTTGAGACACTGATGGATCTGGAGTGATTACTTTGATTGATATCGCATTGAAAAACATGTGGCAGCGCAAGACGCGGACGGGCCTGACGGTGGTCGCGATCGCGGTCTGCATCATGCTGTTCCTGGTGCTGTCCACCGCGACTGGCACGATGGACGAGATGTTCGCCGCCTCGAGCGGGCAGTTCGCGGGGCAGATGTTCGTGAAGACGCCTTCGGCGCAGTCCGCGGCGGAGTTCCCGCCGGTCTCGTCCAGCCTGACGATGGAGAAGGCGAACGCGCTGATGAACGTCAGCGGCATCGATACTGCACGTAGCGCGCCGCTGCTGCTGGTCCAGCTGCAGGCGTCGATGTTCCAGAACGGGCCGCCGCAGGTCATCGCGGTCGGTATCCCGGAAGGGAAGGAGAAAGCGTACTACGGCGACGCGGCCTTCGGTAACGGCACCGGCAGGCTGGCCGGAAACGATCAGGTCGTGCTCGGCAACTATGCGGCCTATACCTACTTCAAGGCGAACGTCGGCGACCGGATCACGATCCAGGATCACGACTTCACCGTTGTCGGCATAGCCGATTACACGGGCTCGATCATCACCGACGGCATGGTGCTGATGCCGCTCCCGGTGGCGCAGGAAATCTTCAGCAGGCCGGGCGTGTCGACCGTGCTGCTGGCCGCATCGTCGGACGATAAGGTGGACTCGGTCGGTGCGGCCGTCACGGGCCAGTTCCCGGAGCTGCAGGTCATGACCCAGGGCGACATGGACAGCACCCTGGATAGCATGGCGTCGATGACGCACACGTTCATGGGGATGATCAACCTGACCATGCTCATCGTGGCCGGCGTGGTCACCCTCATGGTCATGTTCATGTCGGTATCGGAGCGCACGAAGGAGTTCGGCATGCTGCGGGCCATCGGGGCACGGCGCTCGAAGATACTGGCGCTGGTGCTCGAGGAGTCGGTCATCGTGTGTATCGTCGGCAGCGTGCTCGGCATCCTGCTGTCGTTCCTGATGATGCAGTTCTTGTTCGGGGGAACGCTGTTCTCCCTGGAGACCACGGCGAAGGCCGTGATATTCATGACCGTGATCGGCGTGATCGCCGGGCTGATACCGGCCTACCGGTCCGCGAAGATACAGCCGCTGGAGGCGATTCGCTATGAGTGAGACAGTCAAAGCCATCGAGATTAGCCGGGCGGCGAAAGCCGCGGTCGTCCTTGAGACGGCAGGCCTGAAGAAGTCGTACAAAATGGGCAACGTGACGGTCGAGGCGCTGAAAGGCGTGGACATCAGCGTCCGGCAGGGCGAGTTCGTGTCGATCATCGGCCCCTCGGGCTCGGGCAAGTCGACGCTGCTGAACCTCATCGGGTGCCTGGACAGGCCGACCGGCGGCAGAGTGCTGATCGACGGCGTCGACGTGTCGCAGATGAGCGACGGGAAGCTCACCGACGTCCG
This DNA window, taken from Dehalobacter sp., encodes the following:
- a CDS encoding FtsX-like permease family protein — protein: MIDIALKNMWQRKTRTGLTVVAIAVCIMLFLVLSTATGTMDEMFAASSGQFAGQMFVKTPSAQSAAEFPPVSSSLTMEKANALMNVSGIDTARSAPLLLVQLQASMFQNGPPQVIAVGIPEGKEKAYYGDAAFGNGTGRLAGNDQVVLGNYAAYTYFKANVGDRITIQDHDFTVVGIADYTGSIITDGMVLMPLPVAQEIFSRPGVSTVLLAASSDDKVDSVGAAVTGQFPELQVMTQGDMDSTLDSMASMTHTFMGMINLTMLIVAGVVTLMVMFMSVSERTKEFGMLRAIGARRSKILALVLEESVIVCIVGSVLGILLSFLMMQFLFGGTLFSLETTAKAVIFMTVIGVIAGLIPAYRSAKIQPLEAIRYE